Proteins co-encoded in one Corylus avellana chromosome ca9, CavTom2PMs-1.0 genomic window:
- the LOC132191613 gene encoding LRR receptor-like serine/threonine-protein kinase EFR, producing MGLQGTISPHIGNLSFLVYLNLRNNSFFGSLPHEISRLHRLRILRLSSNLLEGSIPPTLHNCRNLREIHLSTNHLTGPIPSTLANMSLLEVLNLQYNSPTGPFPLVIFNVSSLAIISLTGNHISGTLPMDLCRHCPNLQGLFLSDNKFNGRLPSQMNYCGEVVILGLSYNKFDGSIPEGFQSLEKLEVLELGGNNLTGNIPPTISNLSRLSPFAIEDNNIKGSIPRDLWWLPNLSQFACDSNYLTGVIPQYIFNISSLQEIALANNSLSGNLPSDSGFSCPNLEYLLFAVNKFSGPIPSYLSNCSKLVLIDFASNILSGPIPKSIGHLKYLRILNLDENQLTGEPGDQKLNFLSSFSNCRVLEHLAISYNPLDITIPDSIGNFSTTLHTFLLFGSKIKGHIPMSIGFLKNFTWLGLRNNNLTENIPSTIGGLEGLQRLELGDNKIEGFIPEDEDMVAHVGDFDIAKILVENKDATQTKTLGTLGYILPGLKCSKELPDERVNIKDVLVKLKKIQVKLFENRNDGV from the exons ATGGGGCTCCAAGGCACCATTTCTCCTCATATTGGTAACCTCTCTTTCTTGGTTTATCTTAATCTACGCAACAATAGCTTTTTTGGTTCTTTGCCCCATGAGATCAGTCGCCTACATCGCTTGAGAATACTCCGGCTGTCATCCAACCTATTGGAAGGTAGTATCCCTCCAACTTTGCATAATTGTCGGAATCTTCGAGAAATACATCTTAGTACAAACCATCTTACGGGCCCAATTCCATCAACCCTCGCCAACATGTCGTTGTTAGAGGTCTTGAATCTGCAATACAACAGTCCCACTGGTCCATTTCCTCTTGTCATCTTTAACGTATCTTCTCTAGCCATAATTTCTCTTACAGGGAATCACATCTCAGGAACTCTTCCAATGGATCTCTGCAGACATTGTCCTAATCTTCAAGGGCTTTTTCTTTCGGACAACAAATTCAACGGTCGGCTCCCTTCACAAATGAATTACTGTGGAGAGGTTGTAATCTTAGGCCTGTCATACAACAAATTTGATGGGAGTATTCCAGAAGGTTTTCAGAGTTTAGAAAAGCTTGAAGTGCTAGAACTTGGAGGTAACAACTTAACTGGTAATATACCTCCTACCATAAGTAACTTGTCGAGGTTATCTCCATTTGCCATTGAGGATAACAATATTAAAGGAAGCATTCCGAGAGATTTATGGTGGCTTCCAAATCTGTCGCAATTTGCATGTGATTCAAATTATCTCACAGGAGTAATCCCCCAATACATTTTCAACATTTCCTCTCTACAAGAAATCGCCTTGGCAAATAATTCCCTATCTGGCAATCTTCCATCAGATTCTGGATTTTCCTGCCCCAATCTTGAATATCTACTGTTTGCTGTTAACAAATTTAGTGGTCCCATCCCATCGTATCTTTCAAATTGTTCCAAGCTTGTCCTAATAGATTTTGCTTCAAACATACTCTCTGGACCAATACCAAAAAGTATTGGACACTTAAAATACCTCAGAATTCTTAATCTGGATGAGAATCAACTAACAGGAGAACCTGGAGATCAAAAGCTTAATTTCCTTTCATCTTTCTCTAATTGTAGAGTTTTGGAACACCTGGCCATATCCTACAATCCCTTGGATATTACGATTCCAGATTCTATTGGAAACTTTTCAACCACCCTTCAcacctttcttttatttggaagCAAAATAAAGGGTCATATTCCTATGAGTATAGGTTTCTTAAAAAACTTTACCTGGCTTGGGTtgagaaataataatttgactGAAAATATACCGTCCACAATTGGGGGATTGGAAGGGTTACAAAGATTGGAACTTGGtgataataaaattgaaggattCATTCCGGAAG ATGAAGACATGGTTGCACATGTGGGTGACTTTGAcattgcaaagattttggttGAAAACAAGGATGCTACACAAACAAAAACTCTTGGTACACTTGGCTACATCTTACCAG GTTTGAAGTGTTCTAAAGAGTTACCAGATGAAAGAGTCAATATCAAAGATGTGCTTGTCAAGCTTAAAAAAATCCAAGTGAAACTTTTTGAAAACAGAAATGATGGTGTATGA
- the LOC132191614 gene encoding eukaryotic translation initiation factor 4E-1-like — protein INASGLSINLLKITDKFAWAIYSLHSVYNNIHHPSKLGHGADIYCFKHKIEPKWEDPVCANGGKWTITFFNRGKSDTFWLYTLLAMIGEQFDHGDEICGAVVNVRARQEKISVWTKNATNEAAQMSIGKQWKEFLDYNETIGFIFHDDAKKLDKAAKNRYTV, from the exons ATCAATGCCTCTGGTCTCTCTATCAATCTCCTCAAAATAACTGACAAATTTGCCTGGGCAATTTATTCCTTGCACAGTGTTTACAATAATATTCATCATCCAAGCAAGTTGGGTCACGGAGCAGACATCTATTGttttaaacataaaatagaGCCAAAATGGGAGGACCCTGTTTGTGCCAATGGAGGGAAGTGGACTATAACCTTTTTTAATAGAGGGAAATCTGACACTTTTTGGTTGTATACG TTGCTGGCAATGATTGGAGAGCAATTTGATCATGGGGATGAAATTTGTGGAGCAGTTGTCAATGTCAGAGCTAGGCAGGAAAAAATAAGCGTGTGGACCAAGAATGCTACAAATGAAGCTGCACAG ATGAGCATTGGGAAACAGTGGAAGGAGTTTCTCGACTACAATGAGACGATAGGATTTATATTCCAT GATGATGCAAAGAAACTTGACAAAGCTGCCAAGAATCGGTACACAGTATGA